The DNA window AATCATATCGATATGAGTGAAAGATGCAAATGTACTGTGAACGCGGCAATGTTCTTGGGACAAACCCAGACAGAATGATCATCAATAAATTGAAGGCTGTGCATTTGTAATATGCCTCAATGCAAAGCAGCTTTTCCTATAAATTCAGCAATGCCAGGGCAGGCAAATATGTGTGCAAGATCAAAACCATGCAATGTTCTTACTGCTAATGGTCAGTTTGGGGCcaggatttattttattgcactacATACAGAATATTATCCCTGTACACCAGTATATATAAGAAATATCCTAAATGTAATATtacgtttttatttttgtagctggTAATTACATGAGTACATACAGATCTAGACACTTATGAGTCTATATATTTCTGCACTGATGCGCCAAAGCAGCGTTTAGAGCTCTGGCAAGATAATAAGCAATTTataattaaatgttattaaacTGAGCATATTTATAGGAcccatgtgtttattttaatattggtatGGAGTTACTGTGCTGCCTATGCTTAAATCATTCATTGTACTGTGCTCTTAATGCTGCTCAGACAATAGAGATTGACTGTATCAGAAGGTTGAAAGATCCATTTCATTGTGGAAAATCAAAGTTTTCCCTTTccattacaaattacatttattaatcagACACACGTAGCCCTCAATAGCAATATCAAATAACCCTCACAGATCATATTTGGAAGgaacactatttttatatatgatattcGGGGACGGAAAAGAGAGTCTTATGATATTGATAAGTACTGAAGCTTCAGCCAAATGCCTAAAAATTGTGAGTTAAAGATTTTGCTTTATCAATGTAACTCTTTACTCTGTATTCTATTGACCTAAAACTacttaaaggaaaacaaaacaaaaataattagttGATATTATTAGTACAGATATTATTCATGCTTTCAGTATGAGCTGTCAGGTAATAAACATCAATATTGAAGTGATCAGGGAAAGAAGGAAGAGTTGTGTGCCCATCCTACTTACAGGCACGCAATATCTCATATATACCTGAGGCCTAAATATTGGTAAATAGTAGAATACATTCTATTACAAGTGTTTTACTGAAGCAGATGTGTAGTGCCAACCATTCATACACATTAACTAACAACGTTTAACTCTCTTTTAGGATGATTTAAAGGGTTCTGTCTGCGCTGGCCAAGCAATAAGAGGCTAGATCTCACCTAAAAAAAGACAGTAGCCTAATAAAATGTGCATTCTGATGGATTTCCTTGGATTGATCTTCCCAGTGTATGTTGCTATTACATAATGATTGAATACATCACACGTGTTTTCCCAGCAGTAATGTTCATCCCAGCCAGAAATACAACTGCAGTGTAAGcatatgattaaaatatttaccacaatacatttattatcttGAGCAGGGATAGTGATAGGGATCCTGGTTAGGGTCTCTGGCCTGGTTATCATTTTACATTCTCACAAATTGGAAAGTTGGAGGTACAGGACGAATTTTAGAGGCACATGCTCATCTTTTTTTCTAGTAGTGACCCTcaacacacaaaaggatgggaacAGAAGACTGATAGGAATGCTTCAATCAGGCTGGTATGTCATATTCTCCTCCAACTCCattcacacatatacatatactacACCTTCATTTGACGTTGCATTTACTACAGGAACCCGTCTTCTATTACTGAGACCTTTACCATTGACATACATATCTATAAATGACAATAGACAGGTCTATAAACATTAGTACAGGTATGTCTATAGTCCTACAGTCCAATGTTCTTTTGTTTATATTCCACCAATGCTATCTGCAGATAAGTTGTACAGTATGTTCTAACTTATAGTATGTTATGTATGATATGTATGATACTTTAAACTATACTATATGATGATGTTATACTGTTAGATTATACACTTGAAAGTCCTGTTGTGTTTAATTCTGGTGGAGACATTAGATTATATGCTCCTGCCTACAGTCTTATGACCATAACTCAGACGTGATGGTATGTGTACTTTGTTAAATAACATGGACTttgcatgaaaaaataatataggcTTTACTTGTTTCTGGAATTAGTTTGCAAATTTAGCTAGATAGATTTTACAGGTTTATCAGCTGTGAAGAGAGCAATAGGGATCATGTGGGAAAATCAGTTGCAGCAACTGATTGAAGTTAACCCTAAAAAATGAATTGGCCCCATGATCTGGTACATGTAAGAAATGAACTACCTACTGACAGTGATCAGTCCTGCATATATGATGACACTGCTAAAAGATCTTTCCTACAATATCATTTTCCACACCTTCTAATCAGACAAAGGTTCACGTTTGTAGTTATGAAGAAGGGAGATGGAGCACCCAGCAGACATCCCTGACTACTAAGGAGAAAATAGTAGGTATTGATCCAATTTCATCTAATCAATTCTTCCCCCATAAAGGCACAGCCAGGCAATGTCTATCAAGGTTGATAAATCCATACAGATATGCCACTGCTGCCTGACCCAAGCATGACTGGATAACATGGGTTCAACTCACTAGTCTGATTTACTATAGTTTTAGAGGAGGTGACATGCATACAACGTATGtctatttatgaaaatgaaattatgggtaaaatatgtcttttatttatattactctGAATGAGACCTAATGTTTGCTACATTACATATCATTTTGGTAAATCTTTAAGACAAGAAAACATGTCATTACTagatttatgcaaaaataaacttcatatgtatatattgtgcatGCTCTAATAAAGATATTAGGATTTGTTACCTAATTTAGTTCTGCTTATTATGTTTATGTCTAATTCTACAGCCTTGGAGTCAGTTTTTAAAGATTGTAGCCTTGTAAATGTCTTGGTTTCATACATTGTATCCCTAATAAAGTGTGTTATATATTGTTGCCTTATTTTTCAATGTTATGCAGACTCTGATGCTGGGAGGCAGTGTGTAAAGTCAGGCAAGTGCATACTTCTGATGACCTCCAATACCTCTCAACCTTTGGAGGGAGACTCGTACAAAGTGTGAAGTTAATAagtcaaatatacataaaaataaagatcttAATATTAAGGCAGCTATATATTTTCAAccaaaacagttttttgtttagaaattgCAATAAATGCATTGCTTCATCTACAATTTAAAATCCAGAGACCAAATCTGGGTAAGCTTCGGAACATTTGGGAGCTACTATAGAAGTCATACTAAGCACTTCTGACCAATGGAAGCACACATTGAACTATACAGAGTTCTGTGCATTTGAGCAATCTTCTGCTGTCCTCCAGGGCTGCTTTCAAAAGTTCTGCTTACCTAGGTCATGTGCCAAACTTCTTCTTTCCTGGAGccattatgttataaaaaaatgaaaacacataatCATTTGAAAAGATGGAGCAGAGGCATTTCTAAAAATGCAGACTGCACGATTGGCATCCAAATCCCCGTTTTATCAGTTTACTAAATGAAATTTCAGATTATTCAGGTTTCTCTGACTGCTTTTTTACTCTAGATCAGTAACTGGATAGATAGAAGAGGGAGGATTGGGATAACAGTCCTGGAGCCAGCATCAAGTCTAAAATGGAAAGTCTTTTACTTTTATCTGACAGTTTGAACACACTGCACTGGTAGAACTAACAGATTAAATTCTACTAAATTAGTACTACAGCATTACTGTAGCTCACCCCTGGCACCTGGTTTTTGCTCTAGGGAGCGAGCAATATTGGcaatgaaaaaaatccattgtgtTTCTTTCTCCTGAAGACATGTGTGGACTTTTAAACATATAATCGTTTTATTCTCCGACACTTACATTCCTTAATATTTTGCATGTTGAGAACAATGCCTGTCCCAGGTCCCTTGCACTGTGTAGTGACCAGGAGTTGAATAAAGCAAGGTACTTATCGATGAGCGGAGGGATGCTGACGTCAGGCTATGCTGGCTATGAGACTGAGGCTGGCAGGAGGTCTGAGCTGGAATATTATCTGCAGCTTTTCAGCACTAGGCACAGCACAAAGCCAGGACCAGCATCACTTGGGGAAAGAGAGGAGCATCAGCCAGCAACCTCACACAGCTATTGTATCTATAGGAAGGAGGGGGAAGAGGGAGAGACAGGGAGAGGAGCAGAGAGCTCATCAAGTCATGCGGGATTGACTGCAAAGGGGAAGGTAATCGATGGCAAAGCTTTGAATCTGAATTAGCCTGGAAAGcaaaaggagaagaaaggaaagaaggaggaGGGGGCAAATACAAGCAAGCCTGCGAAAAAGATGGAACTTACAATGGAGAATTTAGGGAACATTCACAGTGTATCCCATTCACAAGCTGGCGATTTAATGAGCTCCACACACAGTAGACAAGCTTCCCACCGGAATCTGGTTTCTCATGGCCGGCCCGCTATGGTGACAAGTATGGCTTCCATTCTGGATGGTGGGGAATACAGAGCCGAGCATACCCTGGCAGGTCCTCTGCATCCTGCTATGAACATGTCCTGCGAATCTCCATCTGGCATGAGTCTAAGCAGCACCTACACCACTCTCACCCCCCTTCAGCACCTGCCACCTATCTCCACAGTGTCTGATAAGTTCCACCACccgcaccaccaccaccaccatcaccaccaccatcagagaCTAGCTGGGAACGTAAGTGGAAGTTTCACCTTGATGAGGGATGACAGGGGCCTTGCATCCATGGGCAATATATATAGTCACTATCCAAAGGATATGGCCACCATGGGACAACCACTTTCCCCCCTTTCCAATGGCCTAGGTACTTTGCACAACTCACAACAGTCACTAGGCCCATATGGTCCAGGTGGACATTTAAGTAATGATAAAATGCTATCACCAAACGGGTTCGACTCGCATGCTGCCATGTTGTCAAGAAGTGAGGACCACCTGTCCAGGAGCTTAGGCACTCCAGCAGCCGGCATGATGGCCCCACTGAATGGAATGCACCCGCATGGGCACCACCATGCATCGTCCAATGGCTCAATCCTTGGTGAAAGGGATAGGCAAGCATCGAGTTCTGGGTCTCAAGCCGGTGGCAATGGTCAAGTGGAGGAAATTAATACCAAAGAGGTTGCTCAAAGGATCACAGCAGAACTAAAGAGATATAGCATACCACAAGCTATCTTTGCTCAAAGAATCCTGTGCAGGTCTCAGGGTACTCTGTCTGATCTTCTGAGGAATCCAAAACCTTGGAGTAAACTTAAATCTGGCCGAGAGACATTCAGGAGGATGTGGAAATGGCTACAGGAACCAGAGTTCCAAAGAATGTCTGCTTTGAGATTGGCAGGTAAGACCAAAGTTCACACTTCATTTCTTGGCTCCAccatctaataaaaaaatctattggcAGCTTTACTTAGTGTTTTCTCAACACTGGAAGTGAAAAGTGTTTTTAGAATGATATAATAATTTCATATAACATTCCCAGGTTCCACGTGTTAATTTACATACTCGGGTAAATTTTCcctaaaatataaacagataatATTGTGTGGGTGTGAAAAATTTTACCATAAAGACCCAAGAGTAATTTGATATCATGTCCCGGGTGTAATTTGATATCAAGTTACAATGATTTTCATATCATGTTACCCTGGTGCAGAACCATAGCGAAGTGGATACCTTCTTAGGATGTGGTTTGGCATTGTATTTATCTATGGTGATGACTGTCAGTGctcatatattttacaatttgctACTACTAGACACAAATATACTGATTTAAATCATCGACATGCGcatataatgtattttaacatGATGCAATACTCCGATCCACAACATTTTTCTCCGATTTTTGGGTTAAAGTTACTTTGATTAATTTACAGTTCTTGAAAATCAGGTGATTTAATTTcaggggaaaaaaggaaatccAATGGCCAAACATTTGGCACCTTACTGTAAGGTTGGAGGCTGACAAGTTGACATGACTATAATGACAGCTGGGGCATTGATCTGGACCTGGTATTTTAGAAGAAATGCCACATGTTCAAATTAAAATAGTAGGAAATTATTTAATATCTTTCATCTATAgggagtttgtttttttctgtttcattaaaaTACATCTCTGGCTGACCACATTGGACATTCATATAACACACATAAAGCTAATGCATGCTTTGCTTTCTTCTTTAAACACCTTCACATGATATAAACATGTAAACCCTGGCCAAACCAATTTCTGTAAAGCACTTTCGGAAAAAATTCGTCTTTCGCTCCAAATCATTCCAAACCAGTAACTGCGGAAATTGAAGATGTACAGTGGCTAGAAAAGCTGCAAAGGTCAGGGGTAGCTAAAAACCAAGTTAGACGATTATCGAATGACGATTCTATGAGAACAGCTAAGCGATATTCAGGAtgctgcaaatatatttattatatataattataatatatcatTGTCCAGTTCTGATTATTGAGTTGAGCACATTACCCATCAGACTTATACTGTCAAGGTGCGCAATGTACAGTATACCTGACACACTCTGATGTAGACAGATGCCAAAAATGAATGCtgctttatatatacaaatatacataaacactTTCTTAACTAGCCCATCTTCCAGTTGCTCCCCCGCTTATCGATCCACCCTAGGCCTCTTCATCTCACAAATGGCAGATCCAATCAATTATCTATAGCACACAGACAAGGCCACTGGGGTTTTTTCCTCTGTCCCAGAGACTTTACCACCTCAATGTGTTAGTCTTACTGATCTACAcactatctatccatctatctatctatctatctatctatctatctatctatctatctatctatctatctatctatctatctatctatctatctacctatccaCCTATTCTTTCTTCCTAACCTTCCAAGTTTGGCTATTACTGATCTCCTAGAGATGTGCTGGAGCTATTACAATATTACTAATCAGACTAAGATATATAATCATTCAGTGTGAGCAGATCACCTACAAATCCTACATATAATCGCCTTGATTACACTGAAACTCATAGATATGTATTTTCTATAAGTCCCTGCTTCCCCATCCCTGCACATATCTGTTCGTGTGCGGTGTATTTACCAAGCCTAGCAGTGGTAGGAAATAATCGTCAATTCATTTAATGTGTGCTTATGTCACTTGCTAGTAAGATACGGAAAACACATAGATTGTGTATGAACAAGCACTGGAAGCTCAGATGCATGTACAATCTTTCATCAATCTATCATTGCAAGTGTCCGTTCTGCAGAAGCCTAAAACGTGACACAAGTAAGTGAACAATATGGATTGAGAAAATAGGACTCACTAAGTACATTTGTGTGTTATATATGGAAGAATACAAAGAAGAGAGCAATGTGTTCAAAGCCAGCTCAATCCTTTGACCTGTTTCTGCTCCCACCTTATACCTAGGTCCAAATAGTTCCTCATTTGTGGGCCATACCTTGTCCAGTGACAGGTGGACTGCTCTTCACCCTCAGACTTAATGTGTGTTTTCTGTATTCATATGCATTTAGTGTAATTCAGATGGCTGTAATTAGGGCCGGATAGTGGCATCCTTTAGTTCCAGTCAATGCCCTATTGAAAAGCAGTTAATAGAATGCAAATTGTTCTGGCTTTACAAGGTTCtggtaaataaagatttaaacacTGCCACAATTGTCTCCTTAAGTACACCTCTTGTTCAATCTAATTGAGCAGTTTCAGTTTTTTATCTGGGTCACCAATGTAAAAATTATCATTCAGAGAATACCAAGGTGGAATGcctatattctatatttaaatttaaaacagcCTGGACTCAGCTGTACATCTATGTACATATctaaacagatagatagatagatagatagatagatagatagatagatagatagaaagatagatagatagatagatagatagatagatagaaagatagatagatagatagatagatagatagatagatagatagatagaaagatagata is part of the Pyxicephalus adspersus chromosome 3, UCB_Pads_2.0, whole genome shotgun sequence genome and encodes:
- the ONECUT3 gene encoding one cut domain family member 3; the encoded protein is MELTMENLGNIHSVSHSQAGDLMSSTHSRQASHRNLVSHGRPAMVTSMASILDGGEYRAEHTLAGPLHPAMNMSCESPSGMSLSSTYTTLTPLQHLPPISTVSDKFHHPHHHHHHHHHHQRLAGNVSGSFTLMRDDRGLASMGNIYSHYPKDMATMGQPLSPLSNGLGTLHNSQQSLGPYGPGGHLSNDKMLSPNGFDSHAAMLSRSEDHLSRSLGTPAAGMMAPLNGMHPHGHHHASSNGSILGERDRQASSSGSQAGGNGQVEEINTKEVAQRITAELKRYSIPQAIFAQRILCRSQGTLSDLLRNPKPWSKLKSGRETFRRMWKWLQEPEFQRMSALRLAACKRKEQEQQKDRNLQPKKQRLVFTDLQRRTLIAIFKENKRPSKEMQITISQQLGLELNTVSNFFMNARRRCMNRWQEEPGVNAAMPSVSSSTFSKA